In one Sandaracinaceae bacterium genomic region, the following are encoded:
- a CDS encoding SDR family NAD(P)-dependent oxidoreductase: MILDPEFHARYGPTAVVAGATEGIGRAFAHQLAEKGLDLVLLARRTELLEAEAHLLRRRHGVRVDAISLDLGAADLEQRFSAILEGRDVGLLVYNACYSKIGPFLETDLASKQATLDVNCRGPLVLTSLLAPRLVARGRGGLLLMSSMSGLQGTALVGTYAASKAFDNVFGEGLWAELRPLGVDVLVCVAGATSTPNFEAQTPEAKRKQVFPMSPEAVATGALRKLGDGPIYYAGPLNLALATAMRMLSRRGAVDFISKSTRKVYG; encoded by the coding sequence ATGATCCTCGACCCAGAATTCCATGCGCGCTATGGCCCGACGGCGGTCGTCGCGGGCGCCACCGAGGGCATCGGGCGGGCGTTCGCCCACCAGCTCGCCGAGAAGGGGCTCGACCTCGTGCTGCTGGCGCGGCGAACCGAGCTGCTGGAGGCGGAGGCGCACCTGCTGCGGCGTCGACATGGCGTGCGCGTGGACGCCATCTCGCTGGACCTCGGCGCCGCCGATCTCGAGCAGCGCTTCTCTGCCATCCTCGAGGGCCGCGACGTGGGGCTGCTGGTCTACAACGCGTGCTACTCCAAGATCGGTCCGTTCCTCGAGACCGACCTGGCCAGCAAGCAGGCCACGCTGGACGTGAACTGCCGCGGGCCGCTGGTGCTCACGTCGCTGCTCGCGCCGCGGCTGGTGGCGCGTGGGCGCGGCGGTCTGCTGCTGATGTCCAGCATGTCGGGCCTGCAGGGCACGGCGTTGGTGGGCACCTACGCAGCCAGCAAGGCGTTCGACAACGTCTTCGGAGAGGGCCTCTGGGCAGAGCTCCGGCCCCTCGGCGTGGATGTGTTGGTGTGCGTGGCCGGCGCCACGAGCACGCCCAACTTCGAGGCGCAGACGCCCGAAGCCAAGCGCAAGCAGGTGTTCCCCATGTCGCCCGAGGCGGTGGCCACCGGCGCGCTCCGTAAGCTGGGAGACGGGCCCATCTACTACGCGGGGCCTCTCAACCTCGCGCTCGCCACCGCCATGCGCATGCTCTCGCGCCGCGGTGCCGTGGACTTCATCAGCAAGAGCACGCGCAAGGTGTATGGCTGA
- a CDS encoding metal-dependent hydrolase has protein sequence MLTRIHEAASALLPARRTPRTTVAPSERPPIRIRRPTFDVADDAPKYFYRGEKGVTALLYALSAVFPEGERMFIDSVQHYRDRITDDALRQDVRAFAGQEAQHGRLHEAYNAYAKARGFDVDPISASVKERNTLLKKRLPPAARLATTAALEHFTALLAEVLLGDEHFLDGVDRAHAELWRWHAAEEAEHKAVAFDVLDEVSGSYVTRLRSYLVVSVMFPSFTLLHTLHLMRHDGTLLDLRAHLGLLHFLFVSPGVLPKVAPGWRDYFRPDFHPWSRDDRELLARWAQAAAA, from the coding sequence ATGCTGACTCGAATCCACGAAGCCGCGTCCGCGCTCTTGCCCGCGCGGCGCACCCCACGGACCACCGTCGCCCCGAGCGAGCGCCCGCCCATCCGCATCCGCCGGCCCACGTTCGATGTGGCCGATGATGCCCCCAAGTACTTCTATCGCGGCGAGAAGGGCGTCACCGCGCTGCTCTATGCGCTCTCGGCGGTGTTCCCGGAGGGCGAGCGCATGTTCATCGACTCCGTGCAGCACTACCGCGACCGCATCACCGACGACGCGCTGCGGCAGGACGTGCGGGCCTTCGCAGGCCAGGAGGCGCAGCACGGGCGCCTGCACGAGGCCTACAACGCGTACGCCAAGGCACGGGGCTTCGACGTGGACCCGATCAGCGCGTCCGTGAAGGAGCGCAACACGCTGTTGAAGAAGCGCCTGCCCCCCGCGGCGCGGCTGGCCACCACCGCGGCGCTCGAGCACTTCACGGCGCTGCTGGCCGAGGTGCTGCTGGGCGACGAGCACTTCCTGGATGGCGTGGACCGCGCGCACGCCGAGCTGTGGCGCTGGCACGCGGCCGAGGAGGCCGAGCACAAGGCCGTGGCGTTCGATGTCCTCGACGAGGTGTCGGGCAGCTACGTGACGCGCCTGCGGTCGTATCTGGTGGTGTCGGTGATGTTCCCGTCGTTCACGCTGCTGCACACGCTGCACCTCATGCGGCACGACGGGACGCTCCTCGACTTGCGCGCGCATCTCGGCCTGCTGCACTTCCTGTTCGTTTCGCCAGGGGTCCTGCCCAAGGTCGCGCCGGGCTGGCGAGACTACTTCCGCCCGGACTTCCATCCGTGGTCGCGTGACGACCGTGAGCTGCTCGCGCGCTGGGCACAGGCCGCAGCCGCATAG
- a CDS encoding ferrous iron transport protein A, which produces MPPTLPAEHLDAVPVGRSATVISVACERPTARRLMELGLLPGTRVDVIRIAPMGCPMELRVRDSSLSIRRAEAARVSVQLLPSGAATGAPEQAPS; this is translated from the coding sequence ATGCCCCCCACTCTTCCGGCCGAGCACCTCGACGCGGTCCCCGTAGGCCGCTCGGCCACCGTGATCTCCGTGGCCTGTGAGCGGCCCACGGCGCGCCGCCTGATGGAGCTGGGGCTGCTGCCTGGAACTCGCGTGGACGTGATCCGCATCGCCCCCATGGGCTGCCCCATGGAGCTGCGCGTGCGGGACTCGTCGCTCTCCATTCGGCGTGCCGAGGCCGCGCGTGTGAGCGTGCAGTTGCTGCCCAGCGGGGCGGCAACGGGCGCGCCCGAGCAGGCGCCCTCATGA
- the feoB gene encoding ferrous iron transport protein B: MTRPRVLLAGNPNAGKTTLFNRLTGSTARVGNYPGVTVECSAGTLRCDDTLSVELMDLPGTYSLSARSPEERVAVDAIFARGEGRPAAVVVVVDATALTRNLYLALQILETGVPVVIALNMMDAARQAGLVIDHAALAKALGAPVVPISAARGEGLDVLRAEVTRTLRDAAADGPRGVPRVPYPRLVEESVAALMPAVSDHHADASPTAQRALALWALLSLGDDELVGVPGALRQAAADTRATALERATDLDQAIIAARYTWLEGVVAGSVTRPADDKRTFTDKLDAVLLHRISGFAVFVGVMYVVFETLFSWSAPMTELIEAGVGAAQELVQLQLGPGSLRDLLKDGIIAGVGNVIVFVPQIAMLFLMLGFLEDSGYLARVAFLIDRVMARVGLHGKAFVPLLSGCACAVPAVMATRTIETRRDRIATMLALPLMSCSARLPVYVLVIGTVFASEERVAGVFSQGALVLFTMYAVSVLATLGAAAVLRRTVLKGPRPALVLELPPYRLPEWRTLLRNTWERVRGFLVDAGTIILALTIVLWALLTYPKSDEIHARHEAERTAAASIAVEAERDARLAAIDDSEKGEQIRESIAGRVGLAIEPALEPLGFDWRIGVGIIGAFAAREVFVATLATVFGISSGEDDPVPVSEALASATHTDGRKLMTPLAGLSLMLFFVFACQCMSTIAVVRRESGSWKWPLLMFSYMTALAYVVSLAVYQLGSALGWGLT, translated from the coding sequence ATGACGCGCCCGCGTGTGCTGCTGGCCGGCAACCCCAACGCCGGCAAGACCACCCTGTTCAATCGCCTCACGGGCAGCACGGCGCGCGTGGGCAACTACCCGGGCGTCACCGTGGAGTGCTCGGCCGGAACGCTGCGCTGCGACGACACGCTGAGCGTCGAGCTGATGGACCTGCCCGGCACCTACAGCCTGAGCGCGCGCTCGCCGGAGGAGCGCGTGGCGGTGGACGCCATCTTCGCGCGGGGTGAGGGCCGCCCGGCGGCGGTCGTGGTGGTGGTGGACGCCACCGCGCTCACGCGAAACCTGTACCTCGCGCTGCAGATCCTCGAGACCGGCGTGCCCGTCGTGATCGCGCTGAACATGATGGACGCCGCGCGTCAGGCGGGGCTGGTGATCGACCACGCCGCGCTGGCGAAGGCCCTGGGTGCCCCGGTGGTGCCGATCAGCGCGGCACGCGGCGAAGGCCTGGACGTCCTGCGCGCCGAGGTCACGCGCACCCTGCGCGATGCCGCAGCAGACGGGCCGCGTGGAGTGCCCCGCGTGCCCTACCCCCGCCTGGTCGAGGAGTCCGTCGCGGCGCTGATGCCGGCAGTGTCCGATCACCACGCGGACGCCAGCCCCACCGCCCAGCGGGCGCTCGCGCTGTGGGCGCTGCTCTCGCTCGGCGACGACGAGCTGGTGGGCGTGCCGGGTGCGCTTCGCCAAGCGGCCGCGGACACGCGCGCCACCGCCCTCGAGCGCGCCACGGACCTCGACCAGGCCATCATCGCCGCGCGCTACACATGGCTCGAGGGCGTGGTGGCCGGCAGCGTGACGCGCCCGGCAGACGACAAACGCACCTTCACGGACAAGCTGGACGCGGTGCTACTGCATCGCATCTCGGGCTTCGCCGTGTTCGTGGGTGTGATGTACGTGGTCTTCGAGACGCTCTTCTCGTGGTCCGCGCCCATGACCGAGCTGATCGAGGCCGGGGTCGGGGCGGCTCAGGAGCTGGTCCAGCTGCAGCTCGGGCCCGGCTCGCTGCGCGACCTGCTGAAGGACGGCATCATCGCCGGGGTCGGCAACGTCATCGTCTTCGTCCCGCAGATCGCGATGCTGTTCCTCATGCTGGGCTTCCTCGAGGACAGCGGCTATCTCGCGCGCGTGGCGTTCTTGATCGACCGCGTGATGGCGCGCGTGGGCCTGCACGGGAAGGCCTTCGTGCCGCTGTTGAGCGGCTGCGCCTGCGCCGTCCCGGCCGTGATGGCCACACGCACCATCGAGACGCGCCGCGACCGCATCGCCACCATGCTGGCCCTGCCGCTCATGTCGTGCAGCGCGCGCCTGCCGGTCTACGTGCTGGTGATCGGCACCGTCTTCGCCAGTGAGGAGCGCGTGGCCGGCGTCTTCAGCCAGGGCGCGCTGGTGCTGTTCACCATGTACGCGGTGTCCGTGCTGGCCACCCTGGGCGCGGCGGCGGTGCTGCGCCGCACGGTGCTCAAGGGCCCGCGTCCGGCGCTGGTGTTGGAGCTGCCGCCCTATCGCCTGCCCGAGTGGCGCACGCTGCTGCGCAACACGTGGGAGCGCGTACGCGGCTTCCTGGTAGACGCCGGCACCATCATCCTGGCCCTCACCATCGTGCTCTGGGCGCTGCTCACGTACCCGAAGAGCGACGAGATCCACGCGCGCCACGAGGCCGAGCGCACTGCCGCAGCCAGCATCGCTGTCGAAGCCGAGCGCGACGCCAGGCTCGCCGCCATCGACGACTCCGAGAAGGGCGAGCAGATCCGCGAGAGCATCGCCGGGCGCGTGGGCCTCGCCATCGAGCCGGCGCTCGAGCCGCTGGGCTTCGACTGGCGCATCGGCGTGGGCATCATCGGCGCGTTCGCCGCGCGCGAGGTGTTCGTGGCCACGCTCGCCACCGTGTTCGGCATCAGCTCGGGCGAGGACGACCCCGTGCCGGTCAGTGAGGCGCTGGCCAGCGCCACCCACACGGACGGCCGCAAGCTCATGACGCCGCTGGCGGGGCTCTCGCTCATGCTCTTCTTCGTCTTCGCCTGCCAATGCATGAGCACCATCGCCGTGGTGCGCCGCGAGTCCGGCTCCTGGAAGTGGCCCCTGCTGATGTTCAGCTACATGACGGCGCTCGCCTACGTGGTATCGCTGGCGGTCTATCAGCTGGGCTCGGCCTTGGGCTGGGGGCTCACGTGA